TAAActagtaatatatatttttatatttttaatttttttgattttgaactacgtgtgttgtatttTAGAAAAGCTCTTAGcatcaaaattattgatgcaaaaGTGAAAAAAATCAAGATGGCAACATTGGCTGCCATCTGCATACAGACAACTGACAAGAGCGATGGTGATCATAGGGGCAACACCCCACGCGCGCGCACCctgttagttataggtgccctacaagccaatcatatgagtgatgacatgtgtgacttgacacaatttttttgcttattattattgatgcatcaaaattattgatgcaaaaGTGAAAAAAATCAAGATGGCAACATTGGCTGCCATCTGCATACAGACAACTAACAAGAGCGATGGTGATCATAGGGGCAACACCCCACGCGCGCGCACCctgttagttataggtgccctacaagccaatcatatgagtgatgacatgtgtgacttgacacaatttttttgcttattattattgctagtcataggtgtcctgtaaGCCAAtcttgtgagtgatgacacgtgtgactagacacgcagtctttttgtttattattattatttgatattttatctattATCTATGCTTTCTTAAAGGTATTAACTATAATAAAATTTACATATTCTTGTGTGGTAGATATAGAAGAACAATACACTTAGCAAGAGCTAAAGAGTTTTATTGTTGTATGAATCACACCTAGTTTAGTAAGGACTatacttttaaaagttatattgagatccatatatttatgaaagtgaaatatttaactatatttcttttcaacaaaaatatcataaaatttattactGAGTATATATTGATTCCacctaattttaatttattattaagcaTGTGTGATATTTTCGTTTGTACAATCGATAGTACGAggaaaaatgagattaaatattttactttcataggtatagagatcctaatataattttaaaaaatatagatatTAGAATGTTAAAAGTAAAGATAATCTATAAATAATTCGTTTATTATGGTCAGAGAAAAGTTTAGTGAAAAATTGGAGAGAGAGAAAATAACAGAAGTGACTACATTTTCTCAGCCACAAGCAATTGTGAGGTACATGAGACTCTTCTTTTGTATGTAGGAGATGGAAGTTGGGAGTCACAAAAGGCTTTAGCCTTCTTAATCATTAGGAGACCAAAAGGATCCAACCACAACTTGTGGTGGCATTTGCATGTTCTCTAGAAGAGCATAAAGGAAATGATttccatttcttttctttctaaggtgaattttcttttcttttcttttcttttcttttcttattttttttggcAAGTATAAGTAATCTAACACGTAGACAAGGCTTTGATATCGATATCTTATCAtcaataatcaaaatattatctAGTTAGCATCTTTAAAGTTGACTTATTAAAAAAACATTGAAGATCGAAGACTATGGAAAACTAAATAAATACAAGATATAATGGGTGGGTTtatgatgatgaagtcaaataaAATGGCAGCTTTAATTGAACTTTAGACTTGTTCATGTATAAATAAATTAGGGTGCACTAATGGATTATAATATCAACATCAAAGactcaataataataaaaataaagtatAGATTCTGTTTCGTGGATTGACAAGCTTTCGACAAGGGGAATAGTTGACATCAGCTTTGCGCATCCATCAAAGTCAAATGACTCGGCCTTCATGGTTGTAGGAATATGCTTTTATATCATCAAAAAAAGgtcaacattattattattattattattattattattattattattattattattattattattattatttttgcgtGATCCAATGATTTGCATGGTAggtatttaattaatttttttctcttttgcaaaAAGAcataatctatatatatatatatatatatatatatatattatatagtgaATTATTAAGTAGAATTGTTTCTTTCTCGttatcatcatccaataactcaaaatctatatatatatatatatatatatatatatatatatatatcttatatttTTCGACTacttatttttctttgagggaaaAGAAAATTGGTGTGGCTAACCACAAATTTGGATTATGAAGAAAATTTAGTATAAAATTCGATTTGATGatacttgtaattttttttttctttttttaaaagaaGGAAATACATTAAATATTAActgaagttataaaaaaaaaaaatcatttgactaaggttaaaagaaaaaaatatattgcaAATTGTGTGTGGAATAAATCATGTCAGCCCCCAGCAAGTATGGCAGTCAATCATTTTTTATAATGAATCAATTGGACCAACAAAAATACATTAAGCATGTCTTAGGAAGAGGCATACATGGCATGTCATTGTTCTCTACTTAAAAAGCATAAAATAAGGTTCCATCAGAGAGGGCATGAACAGGTTTCACTCTTCTCCTAAACTTCAACGCACATAGAAGACAAAAGGAAATGGATAAAGATTCTGCAATGGCATCCGGTAAAGCCGGAATGTGATTCTGGAAATGGAATTCAGCAATCCGATGAAAATAATAGACAGAATAATGTGTTGTTCTTTATTCTTTAACATTACCTGAAACAAAGTTTTGTTAGTGACAGAACAAATTTAAAGACTAAAAATAACTTTTAGTTAGTGAAAAATGACTTCAATTAAAAGAGACATACTCCACAACAACGATAGGAACCAAAAAAATGTTGCACGTTTCCACCCCTCAGAACAGATGCAGAGTTCCTGTCGTCGGGTGCCTTATTCTAAAACATGTGAACTCAATTCTGTTCAAGAACAATGTCTTAAGATCAGTATCAGATAAATGATGCTGCCATATGGAGAATAAACTCAGTGAGGCTTGATGGCCCTCTTCTGCCTGACAGTAGTACATCAAATCAATGGAGGTTCCAAACAAAAGACTGGAAACCAATTACTTCGTATCAAGTTGATATGGTTCCTTCGGTAGGATTATATGCTGACAACAGGGTAATATGTGATTTAAACTTGTCAGTGGTGCAAACTCTAATCATCTAATGACGCTCATCATCATCACTATAAataatttaatcatattttgGGATGACTCACCCGGGATTTATTTTATCCCTCGAGTTGCTGTAAGGTGCCtattaagaaaagaaaaattcaGGATTAGTacgtcatgataaatattttcactCAAATGCTAAGCAAGATGGAACTTTTGTGTTTTCCAACTTTCCACTTTTGTAGTTGAATAGGAGCAAATCTTCAATTAAATTCTTATGGCATATTTACCTGTGACATCACATGAAATAATGCTGTACCCAAGCATCTCAGTTTATTCTTCATTGCATTTCTGCATGACTCTAGCATGATGATGCAAAAACATTCTTCGTTTCCCTCGAGATGATGCAAAGAAAATGCTACAAAGCAGTACACTGATGCAGATGCTTGTCTCAGCCAGTGAGTGACATAGCTAAGCACTTTGAAAAGAACACTTGTTCAAATGTATATTGCAATGCTacgtcaaaagaaaaagaaaaagcaacgTAGGCCACTAGAAAATATACAAATTTTGACTCCAATAAACTCTCATCCTATAGTCCGACCATGATGAGCAGAACCTTGTGCCCAGTCCTTGTCTCAGTTGCCAAAGTTTCTTCTTTCAAATTAATACTGCACATATAAATCCAGAGACTACAGAGCAATCACTCAGTTCATTGAACTAAAGATTTACTTCTACAATATATCTAAGGTTACAGAAGTAAAACTAAGTTTCCCTAAATATAATTTTAGCACGATTGTTACATTTCTCAGTTCTCCAGGAGAACATACATGTACTAAGAGAGTTCAGATATCACCCGGTCGCATTTGTCTTCCAATATTTTCACAGCTTCAATGAATAGCTCTTCTGGTGATAAAGCCCCAGTGGATTCGACAGTAACTGCAGACAATCAAGAAAGAtacattagatcaaataacccagaaATTAAAAGCATATAATCTTGAAAATAGTTGCAGTGCTTACAGATAAAGTGATCTTTAACGCGTCTTAGTTCCACAAGTTCTTCATTTACCCCCCGAATGCATTCTCTGCACAGTGTACAGGCACGCGGGTTCGCTACCACTGCCTTCTTTCCACCTGCTGTGAGGCCAAAACATACAACCAGATGAAGagaaaacacagaaaacatgataTAAGCTACATCCAAGTGATTgtgtaaggaaaaaaaaaacttgtacaATATCTTGATTCTATGAAGGACAACAGAATTGGGTATAAAAGATGAAATGGATGCATAAAAGATATTAAAGATTGGCAAGTTCACTTGGATATGTCCATGGAAACCTAACAGATCCATTCTGCACTTTAGTCAAGCATGATGGTGGCATCAAGTTCCTGCATAAGAGGACTTGGTAGCCAGTGAACTTTCTGCTGTTGAATGATATGATGATATCAGAGCACTTGAGTATGCATCAAAAACTAGGTTTTTTTCTCCACCAAAGATCATAATTAGAATACATGATAACTACAGCAGACCAGGTATCTTTGTAATCAAGGGAATATGAAGAGAGAGCTACACTCTTGAGTCAGAGGAATAGAGACTCCCATAAACCAAGTGCAAAATTGAGACTGGACTAATAAAGGTTAcatatttcaaattttaaaaGTCAACTGCGTGGTTaagaaataatcatgaaaaaaattattaaagcaTAGCAGTTGAAGGAAAAGTAAGCTCCTTTGGTAGCATGACTGTTCAGTGGCACTGGATAGACAGCTGAATGAGGAGGATGTCGTTAACCAACTAGATAAGACAACACAACCAAGATGCATGATCTCTTTTAAGAGAAAACTAAAAGGAGACGGGAGTAACTTCAAAACTCGGTAACAGATTTTCCGGTTGATAGTCATGTAAGTCTTTAATTAACCATTCAGAAAGCCCATGTGGCTAATGAACCTAAACAATGCTGAGTCAATCATGTCAGAGGATTAGCCTGAGCCATATATACTAAAGCTGAGCTGAGTACCATTAAAGATGAGCCAAGAAATATGTTAGTATATATTGCAGCAGAACTGCAGTGCAGGCATGAGGCAACTAAGAGTTACAGCTAACAGGATCAAAATTATTGAcaattgaataataaaaaaaatgatgtatgaacaacaaatatgaaacatttttttCCCTTATAATTTATGTTCCAGATCACACAGTTCTTGTCCTCTTTTAAATCTGGTGCCATTGGAAACAGGATAGACTGAACTTATCAAGTCTTCTTTGGTTCCATTAAAGTATTGCAACAACGAATGACTGAAAAGCAATCAAAAGCAATCTAGTGTAAAGATAATAGGCAAAGAACTAATAGCATATCTCACCAACAAGAACCCATTACATAAGAATcaaaattgacaaaaaaaaaaaggtagagcACTGACCATTTCCGAGGTCTTCAATATCAAAGACATTAACTGGACATTTCTTTACAAGCTTCTCAGCAACATCACCGATGACTTCTTTCAATAGAGAAACCTAATAGGAAAGATAACTTAATAAGCGTCCATCAATTACAAATGCAAGTCAAAATAAAGAAAAGTTCATTAACCTCGGGAAGCATCCGGTACCATGCTGTAGCCACAGGAGACCATTTGGCATGAATTTTGCCAATGCCTTTAACAGCATGAGCTTCAAGCTCGATTGCCTGTAAGCAAGGAGTCATCAGAAACAATTCACCTCATTCGTGAAGGTtctttaaagcaaaataattcACCTCATTCGTAATTAAAAAAACACAACGTTATCATAAAGATAACAGACAATTCTCAGCTTTGAAAAATGATCCAAATAAATTTCTAGGAGAAACTACACCAACCGGGAGCTTAACCTTCAAAATGGTAAGTAAAAGATCAATTACCAAACTACTATCAGACACAATGGATGTCAGCATAGTTGCATGTGCTTAAACATTGCAATATTTCCAGATCTGGTCTCCAAGTTGCATGGCAAAACACAGCCTTGCATAATCATAGCCAAAAGTCATAAAACTATAAGAGTCAGGGAATGTGTAGAAAATAAATCAACCGAAGGGAACACATCAGGTGGTCAAATTATGTTTCAAGACATTGTGGAAACAAACCACAAATATGATAAAATGCACCAAATTAAGAGGTACAAatcatgaataacatgtagatttcaaaattcaaaatacaACAAAAATTCTCGAAATGACAATCGTAATGATTCTGCTCCCTCTCAAAATATTGCTTAACGTCACTTGTGAAACAAAAGGGCAGTATCGTTAAAACAAGCTGGAAAATTTTGATGATTATCTTAGCCTCATTAATTTCAGTCATATATATCAGGCAGGTATCTAGTCAAATACCATGTGAAGAGTGTCACAAGCAGTGTGTGAGAATTTATACCACCTACAATTTTTTACTCTCAAAGTACCTAAATCAAGATAGAAATGAACCAGTTACCAAGAAGGTCTTTTAACAAATATGAGAGGAACACAAAATAAATTTTGGTGAAGTTATGAAATACTTCACTATTAACCCACTTAAGTTATGCATGTTAACTTTTTCACATTCTCAGCCTTGGGAAGGTAATTATACCAGTATATGAGGATTGAAAGAAAATACGCAATTTCTTCAACTAGAAAATTAAAACTAACCAAAAAGGTCATAATCAGAGGGCaattgatgaaatgctacaaaacTATCAGCAGGCATCATCTCACTGCCATATTGTACAATATCAATAATTTATCTGAAACATATTTAAACATGGAAGAGAAAAAATTCACGTGCAACAACGATTGGATACTCATCCATAATCAAAATAGTACCTGGCCTGGCCCAAGTTTAGCAATAATGATGTCATCAAACTTCACACCGAGTGGCTTTTTTGAAAATTCTGGCAGGGAATCTTGAATACAGCTGAATGAGGTATAGCTTTTTGCTTTCGCAGAAATGTCATGGGAATCCATTTGAAGTTCACTGCCATGTGGCAGCCACTTCAATTGATCTGACTTAACTGGATAACCAAAACAATTATTATTAGACCTCCAACAGCTAAAGATTGTAATCAACAAAAAACAGGACCAACAATACTTGAAACTTCAAACACTGTGAAATCTACAAGAGCATAGTACAAAAGATCAGGAACATCCTGAGAAATGTTGAAATCAGAACTATTCAATCTCTAGAGAAGAATAGAACACACAGAAACAAGCCGAAGTGTATGCAGAACACTAGGTGCAGACACAGATCCCACAGTAGGACAACAAATTTTACAGGAACAAGAGAAGTTATAAATTTTACATATGTTCACTAGGCCAACAAAATAATACCTGTAACACGTGGACTGCCTTTTTTACATGACACATCCAACTTATAGACAATAGTATTCCGTTCATTTGGAGCATCATTTTCTACAAGGAAAAGAAATTCAATACGATTTAAAAAGAGCAGAGATATCCTGAATGCCAAACTGAAAGCATACAGTTACTTATACAAACCTGAGAGATACTCAAATAGCCTTGGGTCAGCATTAAGTGGAATGAGACCCAGCCTGTGGGCAAGCACCTCATCCGCTACAACGGATGTGTTATTGACCATGAGGACTTTCTCGATGGCCATTGTAGGAACCTGTAAAATATTATTGGCTACAATCAGATGTTGTTTAGCCTAGACAATTTTTTTAACGCAGATTATTTAATCATCAACACCAAGAAACTAAACATGAGCTACATAATATAAATGCTTAATAAATTGGTTGAGATgcctaaagaaacaaaaataaacaaaataaatgaGTTAAAAAGTTTCTTGTTAATCTAAGAATATATTCATGTCATTTGTAACAATGGATGTTTTCTGTCACTGTACCTCGGCAATAAGGATCCTCCTGAATGCATTAGCCAACGAAGCATCAATGCCAATCATATCAAATTCAATCTCGTTGTTAGTAAGCCTGACAACTTTGACCTTAAAGTTCTTGCAGAAACTGTCCACACCCACACTATTGTCAACTCCAATCGATGCATAAGCACCAGAGTACTGAATACCTTCTGTCTTCAGATGCAAGTAAAAATTTCCAGAGGCAACAAATATCAGTGATTCAACAAAATAGGTAATAATCACAAAAATGAACAGGAAAGTAAAATCTAAACTTAAACTCTGAACATATCAAACTTTAATTTATGAATATTATCAATAACAGGTGCAAGTAACACGAAACTACTTTTGCTAACTTTCTTAAAGATTCAAAAGACATATTCCAAAAAGCCAACTATTAAAAACAAAAAAGTTCTCTGAATTCCAAGGAACTAGCAACAAAGGAATT
The window above is part of the Musa acuminata AAA Group cultivar baxijiao chromosome BXJ1-1, Cavendish_Baxijiao_AAA, whole genome shotgun sequence genome. Proteins encoded here:
- the LOC135584415 gene encoding uncharacterized protein LOC135584415 isoform X1, yielding MSPKVSALDMPDVPMGQLPEHLHLQRTRVVCKADAPIHTEGIQYSGAYASIGVDNSVGVDSFCKNFKVKVVRLTNNEIEFDMIGIDASLANAFRRILIAEVPTMAIEKVLMVNNTSVVADEVLAHRLGLIPLNADPRLFEYLSENDAPNERNTIVYKLDVSCKKGSPRVTVKSDQLKWLPHGSELQMDSHDISAKAKSYTSFSCIQDSLPEFSKKPLGVKFDDIIIAKLGPGQAIELEAHAVKGIGKIHAKWSPVATAWYRMLPEVSLLKEVIGDVAEKLVKKCPVNVFDIEDLGNAGGKKAVVANPRACTLCRECIRGVNEELVELRRVKDHFIFTVESTGALSPEELFIEAVKILEDKCDRVISELS
- the LOC135584415 gene encoding uncharacterized protein LOC135584415 isoform X2, with product MSPKVSALDMPDVPMGQLPEHLHLQRTRVVCKADAPIHTEGIQYSGAYASIGVDNSVGVDSFCKNFKVKVVRLTNNEIEFDMIGIDASLANAFRRILIAEVPTMAIEKVLMVNNTSVVADEVLAHRLGLIPLNADPRLFEYLSENDAPNERNTIVYKLDVSCKKGSPRVTVKSDQLKWLPHGSELQMDSHDISAKAKSYTSFSCIQDSLPEFSKKPLGVKFDDIIIAKLGPGQAIELEAHAVKGIGKIHAKWSPVATAWYRMLPEVSLLKEVIGDVAEKLVKKCPVNVFDIEDLGNGGKKAVVANPRACTLCRECIRGVNEELVELRRVKDHFIFTVESTGALSPEELFIEAVKILEDKCDRVISELS